Proteins encoded together in one Mycobacterium sp. MS1601 window:
- a CDS encoding homoserine dehydrogenase, producing MSTEEKPVGIAVLGLGNVGSEVVRIIEESADDLAARIGAPLVLRGIGVRRVADDRGVPVDLLTEDIEGLVAREDVDIVVEVMGPVEPARKAILTALERGKSVITANKALMAQSTGELAQAAEKARVDLYFEAAVAGAIPVIRPLTQSLAGDTVLRVAGIVNGTTNYILSAMNDTGASYDDALADASALGYAEADPTADVEGYDAAAKAAILASIAFHTRVTADDVYREGITKVTAEDFESAKALGCTIKLLAICERLTTGKGKQRVSARVYPALVPLDHPLASVSGAFNAVVVEAEAAGRLMFYGQGAGGAPTASAVMGDLVMAARNRVQGGRGPRESKYAKLPIASIGVIPTRYYVSLYVKDQPGVLSSVAAEFAKREVSIAEVRQEGIVNEGGLRVGARIAVLTHQATDEALSETISALKELDVVSSVASVLRMEGAGE from the coding sequence ATGAGCACAGAAGAGAAGCCGGTCGGCATAGCGGTTCTGGGGCTGGGCAACGTCGGTAGCGAGGTCGTGCGCATCATCGAGGAGAGCGCGGATGACCTGGCCGCCCGCATCGGGGCGCCGTTGGTGCTGCGCGGCATCGGTGTGCGCCGGGTCGCCGACGACCGTGGTGTGCCGGTGGACCTGCTGACCGAGGACATCGAGGGCCTGGTCGCGCGTGAGGACGTGGACATCGTCGTCGAGGTCATGGGCCCCGTCGAACCCGCGCGCAAGGCCATCCTGACCGCACTGGAGCGCGGGAAGTCGGTGATCACCGCCAACAAGGCGCTGATGGCGCAGTCCACCGGTGAGTTGGCCCAGGCCGCCGAGAAGGCGCGTGTCGACCTGTACTTCGAAGCCGCTGTGGCCGGGGCGATCCCGGTGATCCGGCCGCTCACCCAGTCGCTGGCGGGCGACACCGTGCTGCGGGTGGCCGGCATCGTCAACGGCACCACCAACTACATCCTGTCGGCGATGAACGACACCGGCGCCAGCTATGACGACGCGCTGGCCGACGCGAGTGCGCTCGGTTACGCCGAGGCGGATCCCACGGCCGACGTCGAGGGCTATGACGCCGCTGCCAAGGCGGCCATTCTCGCCTCGATCGCTTTTCACACCCGGGTCACCGCAGATGACGTGTACCGCGAGGGCATCACCAAGGTGACCGCCGAGGACTTCGAGTCCGCGAAGGCCCTGGGCTGCACCATCAAACTGCTCGCCATTTGCGAGCGGTTGACCACAGGCAAAGGCAAGCAACGGGTTTCAGCCCGCGTGTACCCGGCGTTGGTGCCGTTGGACCACCCGCTGGCCTCGGTCAGCGGGGCGTTCAACGCCGTCGTCGTCGAGGCGGAGGCGGCGGGCCGGCTGATGTTCTACGGCCAGGGCGCAGGCGGGGCCCCCACGGCGTCGGCGGTGATGGGTGATCTGGTGATGGCGGCGCGCAACCGCGTGCAGGGTGGCCGTGGACCCCGCGAGTCCAAGTACGCGAAGCTGCCGATCGCGTCCATCGGCGTGATCCCGACGCGCTACTACGTCAGCCTCTACGTCAAGGACCAGCCGGGTGTGTTGTCTTCGGTCGCAGCGGAATTCGCCAAGCGCGAGGTCTCTATTGCCGAGGTGCGCCAGGAAGGCATCGTCAACGAGGGCGGCCTGCGGGTGGGTGCCCGCATCGCCGTGCTGACCCATCAGGCCACCGATGAGGCATTGTCGGAGACCATCTCGGCGTTGAAGGAACTCGACGTGGTGTCCAGCGTGGCCAGCGTCCTGCGCATGGAAGGGGCGGGCGAATGA
- the thrC gene encoding threonine synthase, giving the protein MSLTTPIHKPWPGLIEAYRDRLPIGDDWTTITLLEGGTPLIHAKRLSEHTGCTVHLKVEGLNPTGSFKDRGMTMAVTDAVARGQKAVLCASTGNTSASAAAYAAKAGITCAVLIPQGKIAMGKLAQAVMHGAKIIQIDGNFDDCLELARKLTADFPTIALVNSVNPVRIEGQKTAAFEIVDALGHAPDVHSLPVGNAGNITAYWRGYREYHRDGLADKLPRMLGTQAAGAAPLVTGEPVKNPETIATAIRIGAPASWDGAVAAQQESGGRFLAATDEEILAAYHLVASSEGVFVEPASAASIAGLLKSVEDGWVAPGSTVVCTVTGNGLKDPDTALKGMPTVTAVPVDPAAVVAQLGLG; this is encoded by the coding sequence ATGAGCCTCACCACACCGATCCACAAGCCGTGGCCGGGCCTGATCGAGGCTTACCGGGACCGGTTGCCCATCGGCGACGACTGGACCACCATCACGCTGCTCGAAGGTGGCACCCCGCTGATCCACGCCAAGCGGCTCAGCGAACACACCGGCTGCACAGTGCATTTGAAGGTCGAAGGACTGAACCCCACCGGTTCCTTCAAAGACCGCGGGATGACCATGGCGGTCACCGACGCCGTGGCCCGCGGCCAGAAGGCGGTGTTGTGCGCATCGACGGGAAACACCTCGGCCTCGGCGGCGGCCTATGCCGCCAAGGCGGGCATCACCTGTGCCGTGCTGATTCCGCAGGGCAAGATCGCGATGGGCAAGCTGGCCCAGGCGGTGATGCACGGCGCCAAGATCATCCAGATCGACGGCAACTTCGATGACTGCCTCGAGCTGGCCCGCAAGCTGACCGCGGACTTCCCGACCATCGCGCTGGTCAACAGCGTCAACCCGGTCCGCATCGAAGGCCAGAAGACGGCTGCATTCGAGATCGTCGACGCTCTGGGCCACGCACCCGACGTGCACTCGCTGCCCGTCGGTAACGCAGGCAACATCACCGCTTATTGGCGTGGCTACCGCGAGTATCACCGCGACGGGCTGGCCGACAAGCTGCCGCGGATGCTCGGCACGCAGGCCGCCGGCGCTGCGCCGCTGGTGACGGGGGAGCCGGTCAAGAACCCCGAGACCATCGCCACTGCCATCCGAATCGGCGCACCCGCGTCGTGGGACGGCGCCGTCGCCGCCCAGCAGGAATCAGGTGGCCGCTTTCTGGCCGCCACCGACGAGGAGATCCTGGCCGCATATCACCTCGTGGCCAGCAGTGAAGGCGTCTTCGTCGAGCCGGCGTCGGCGGCCAGCATCGCCGGGTTGCTGAAGTCGGTCGAGGACGGGTGGGTGGCCCCGGGTTCCACGGTGGTGTGCACCGTCACCGGCAACGGTCTCAAGGATCCGGACACCGCCCTCAAGGGCATGCCGACCGTCACCGCGGTCCCTGTTGATCCGGCTGCCGTGGTTGCCCAGTTGGGGCTGGGTTAG
- the thrB gene encoding homoserine kinase — translation MPQTLPAGLTATATVAASSANLGPGFDSLGLAVGLYDEIIVETTDSGLVVEVEGEGAGQVPLGPEHLVVRAIQRGLAETGLRAQGLIVRCRNVIPHSRGLGSSAAAVVGGLAVVNGLAAQANTVTMDTLRLVQLSSEFEGHPDNAAAAVLGGAVVSWTETGAGGSPVYQAAPIRVHPDIHLFSAVPQVRSSTAETRAVLPEQVSHTDARFNLSRAALLVVALTERPELLMSATQDVLHQPQRAAAMPASAEYLAVLRRCGIAAVLSGAGPAVMALSTTQELPAEVIDYGTAHGFTVKEMKIGDGVRWSSGVAARV, via the coding sequence ATGCCGCAGACCCTGCCCGCCGGGCTCACCGCTACCGCCACAGTCGCGGCGTCGAGTGCCAACCTCGGTCCCGGATTCGACAGCCTCGGACTGGCTGTCGGGTTGTACGACGAGATCATCGTCGAGACAACGGATTCCGGTCTTGTCGTCGAGGTCGAAGGCGAAGGGGCGGGGCAGGTTCCGCTGGGGCCCGAGCATCTGGTGGTACGCGCCATCCAACGCGGCCTGGCCGAGACCGGCTTGCGGGCTCAGGGTCTGATCGTGCGCTGTCGCAACGTGATTCCGCACTCCCGCGGGCTGGGCTCGTCGGCCGCCGCGGTGGTGGGTGGATTGGCTGTGGTGAATGGCCTTGCCGCGCAGGCGAATACCGTAACCATGGATACGCTGCGACTGGTCCAGCTGTCTTCGGAGTTCGAGGGGCACCCCGACAACGCTGCCGCAGCGGTGCTCGGCGGCGCAGTGGTGTCCTGGACCGAAACCGGCGCCGGCGGTTCGCCGGTCTATCAGGCCGCGCCCATCCGGGTTCATCCTGACATCCATCTGTTCTCGGCGGTGCCCCAGGTGCGCTCGTCCACCGCGGAGACCAGGGCCGTGCTGCCCGAACAGGTCAGCCACACCGATGCCCGTTTCAATCTCAGCAGGGCGGCCTTGCTGGTGGTGGCGCTGACGGAGCGGCCCGAGTTGCTGATGTCGGCCACCCAGGATGTCCTGCATCAACCGCAGCGCGCTGCAGCCATGCCGGCGTCGGCGGAATATCTGGCCGTGTTGCGCCGTTGTGGCATTGCAGCGGTGCTGTCCGGCGCCGGACCTGCGGTGATGGCCTTGAGCACCACGCAGGAATTGCCGGCCGAAGTCATCGACTACGGCACCGCACATGGATTCACCGTCAAGGAAATGAAGATCGGCGACGGAGTTCGCTGGAGTTCTGGAGTAGCGGCCCGAGTCTGA
- the rho gene encoding transcription termination factor Rho — MTDTDLITADSATQTELPGVTASRGSAAVASDKSGGSLTSMVLPELRALAVRVGVKGTSGMRKGDLIAAIRERQSSAPANGADRDGGAAEDAPAAAPASEGAPAGPRRRERRSASRQTGAPAETVAEQPKQVGKVEQPAEKGDKADSKAVEAKTVEAKAAEPEADKAPAQDSPRQQDRGDQQGGEQSNRNNNRNNSGQNDGNRNNDRNESNRNNSNQNNNQNNNDDDDGEGRGGRRGRRFRDRKRRGERGGGNEGGNDTELREDDVVQPVAGILDVLDNYAFVRTSGYLAGPNDVYVSMNMVRKNGLRRGDAVTGAVRVPREGGDGGGQNPRQKFNPLVRLDTVNGGPVDAARNRPDFTKLTPLYPNQRLRLETTPDRLTTRVIDLIMPIGKGQRALIVSPPKAGKTTIMQDIANAITRNNPECHLMVVLVDERPEEVTDMQRSVKGEVIASTFDRPPSDHTQAAELAIERAKRLVEQGKDVVVLLDSITRLGRAYNNASPASGRILSGGVDSTALYPPKRFLGAARNIEHGGSLTIIATAMVETGSTGDTVIFEEFKGTGNAELKLDRKIAERRVFPAVDVNPSGTRKDELLLGPDEFAIVHKLRRVLSGLDSHQAIDLLMSQLRKTKTNYEFLVQVSKTAPGSMEDRD, encoded by the coding sequence GTGACTGATACGGACCTCATCACGGCTGACAGCGCTACTCAGACCGAGCTGCCGGGCGTGACGGCATCCCGCGGCTCCGCCGCTGTTGCCTCCGACAAGTCGGGCGGTTCGCTGACCTCGATGGTGCTGCCCGAACTGCGGGCGCTGGCCGTCCGCGTCGGCGTCAAGGGCACCTCGGGGATGCGTAAAGGCGACCTGATCGCCGCCATCCGTGAACGCCAGTCGAGTGCCCCGGCCAACGGTGCCGACCGCGACGGTGGCGCCGCAGAAGATGCGCCGGCAGCCGCTCCCGCGTCGGAAGGGGCCCCTGCCGGGCCCCGGCGCCGTGAGCGCCGCAGTGCCTCCCGTCAGACCGGTGCGCCTGCCGAGACCGTCGCTGAGCAGCCCAAGCAGGTCGGCAAGGTCGAGCAGCCCGCCGAAAAGGGCGACAAGGCCGATTCCAAGGCTGTCGAAGCCAAGACCGTCGAAGCCAAGGCCGCTGAGCCTGAGGCCGACAAAGCCCCCGCTCAGGACTCTCCCCGTCAGCAGGACCGGGGCGATCAGCAGGGCGGTGAGCAGTCGAACCGGAACAACAATCGCAACAACTCGGGCCAGAACGACGGCAATCGCAACAACGATCGCAACGAGTCGAACCGCAACAACTCGAACCAGAACAACAATCAGAACAACAACGACGACGATGACGGCGAAGGCCGTGGTGGACGTCGGGGTCGCCGGTTCCGGGATCGTAAGCGTCGCGGTGAACGTGGCGGCGGTAACGAGGGCGGCAACGACACCGAGCTGCGTGAGGACGATGTCGTCCAGCCTGTCGCAGGCATCCTGGATGTGCTGGACAACTACGCTTTCGTCCGCACCTCGGGCTACCTCGCCGGGCCCAATGACGTCTACGTGTCGATGAACATGGTCCGAAAGAACGGGCTGCGCCGTGGTGACGCGGTGACCGGCGCGGTGCGCGTGCCCCGTGAAGGGGGCGATGGGGGCGGCCAGAACCCGCGGCAGAAGTTCAATCCGCTGGTCCGCCTGGACACCGTGAACGGCGGCCCGGTCGACGCGGCCAGGAATCGACCGGACTTCACCAAGCTCACCCCGCTGTACCCCAATCAGCGTCTGCGTCTGGAGACCACTCCGGACCGGCTGACCACGCGTGTGATCGACCTGATCATGCCCATCGGTAAGGGCCAGCGTGCGCTGATCGTGTCTCCGCCCAAGGCGGGTAAGACCACGATCATGCAGGACATCGCCAATGCGATCACCCGCAACAACCCCGAATGCCACCTGATGGTCGTGCTCGTCGACGAGCGCCCTGAAGAGGTCACCGACATGCAGCGTTCGGTCAAGGGTGAGGTTATTGCCTCCACCTTCGATCGGCCGCCGTCAGACCACACCCAGGCCGCGGAGTTGGCCATCGAACGGGCCAAGCGCCTGGTCGAGCAGGGTAAAGACGTGGTGGTTCTGCTGGACTCGATCACCCGTCTGGGCCGGGCGTACAACAATGCGTCGCCGGCGTCGGGTCGCATCCTGTCCGGTGGTGTGGACTCCACCGCCCTGTATCCGCCGAAGCGCTTCCTCGGTGCCGCTCGCAACATCGAGCACGGCGGTTCGCTTACCATCATCGCCACGGCCATGGTCGAGACGGGCTCCACCGGTGACACCGTGATCTTCGAGGAGTTCAAGGGCACCGGTAACGCCGAGCTCAAGCTGGACCGCAAGATCGCCGAGCGCCGGGTGTTCCCGGCTGTCGACGTCAACCCCTCGGGCACGCGCAAGGACGAGCTGCTGCTGGGCCCCGACGAGTTTGCGATTGTGCACAAATTGCGTCGGGTGCTGTCGGGGCTGGACTCTCACCAGGCTATCGACCTGCTGATGAGCCAGCTTCGCAAGACCAAGACCAATTACGAGTTCCTGGTCCAGGTCTCCAAGACCGCCCCCGGTTCGATGGAAGACCGCGACTGA
- a CDS encoding quinone oxidoreductase family protein → MKAAIVEQFGTAPRYADVETPLARDGLVVADVAAASVKNLDRGLVSGQHYGSSALKPPFVPGTDGVARLSDGALVYAQANGSTGFMAEQTVVDPTRAVPVPAGLDPVRAAAIPNPGLSAWLSLEVTAQVQPGARILVLGATGVTGAVAVQLAKRTFGAKSVVAVGRNAERLQWLRTRGADDVLVLGTGALTSAVTEMHAADPFDIVLDYLWGTPAEQTLTALGGRGLRTSFHSTRYVQVGSMAGPDITLPAGILRSAGIELVGFGIGSVPAEALGRARTQVLPALFDMVSDGTLDIAVQERALADVTQVWDAPEPAGHRTVLVP, encoded by the coding sequence ATGAAAGCCGCCATCGTCGAACAATTCGGCACCGCCCCGCGCTACGCCGACGTCGAGACCCCCCTGGCCCGCGACGGACTCGTGGTGGCCGATGTCGCAGCGGCATCGGTGAAAAACCTCGATCGCGGGTTGGTGTCCGGGCAGCACTACGGCAGTTCCGCGCTGAAGCCGCCTTTCGTACCCGGCACGGACGGCGTGGCCCGGCTGTCGGACGGCGCATTGGTGTACGCGCAGGCGAACGGTTCGACCGGTTTCATGGCCGAGCAGACCGTGGTGGATCCCACCCGCGCCGTCCCGGTGCCCGCCGGACTGGATCCGGTGCGTGCGGCCGCGATTCCCAATCCCGGGCTGTCAGCGTGGTTGTCTCTGGAGGTCACGGCTCAGGTGCAGCCTGGTGCCCGAATCTTGGTTCTCGGAGCCACCGGCGTGACCGGCGCCGTAGCGGTGCAGTTGGCCAAGCGCACTTTCGGCGCGAAAAGTGTGGTGGCGGTAGGCCGCAACGCCGAACGGTTGCAGTGGTTGCGTACCCGCGGTGCCGACGATGTGCTGGTGCTGGGCACCGGTGCTCTCACCAGCGCGGTCACCGAGATGCACGCGGCCGACCCCTTCGACATCGTGCTGGACTATCTGTGGGGAACCCCGGCAGAGCAGACGCTGACCGCACTGGGCGGTCGCGGCCTGCGCACGAGTTTCCATTCGACGCGGTATGTCCAGGTGGGGTCGATGGCGGGGCCCGACATCACGTTGCCGGCCGGGATCCTGCGCAGCGCCGGAATCGAACTGGTCGGTTTCGGCATCGGCAGTGTGCCCGCCGAAGCCCTGGGCAGAGCGCGGACGCAGGTGTTACCCGCCCTGTTCGACATGGTGTCCGACGGCACCCTGGACATCGCGGTACAAGAACGCGCGCTGGCTGACGTCACCCAGGTGTGGGATGCGCCCGAGCCGGCGGGCCACCGCACCGTGCTGGTGCCGTGA
- a CDS encoding MarR family winged helix-turn-helix transcriptional regulator yields the protein MKTKSETVHEIGRLIDAVSDKFDTDVDAEREFMRQGLPDRLRPLADAVPRLGVHLLDAIEAGSRDGDPLNVVVLAARSGQLKGTVSKHVQKLIDHGLVRRDPVPGNRKEIRLSATSDGRRVVEVHRQMHDEIDAGLRDFLMRYSAGELATVNRMLRDLLAAQRRGVRLVPPTEAQRTS from the coding sequence GTGAAAACCAAGTCGGAGACGGTGCACGAGATCGGTCGGCTCATTGATGCGGTGTCCGACAAATTCGACACCGACGTCGACGCCGAGCGTGAGTTCATGCGGCAGGGCCTGCCGGACAGGTTGCGGCCGCTGGCCGATGCCGTTCCCAGGTTGGGTGTTCATCTGCTGGATGCCATCGAGGCCGGCAGCCGCGATGGCGATCCCCTCAACGTCGTCGTGCTGGCCGCCCGGTCGGGCCAGTTGAAGGGAACGGTGTCCAAGCACGTGCAGAAGCTGATCGACCACGGCCTGGTACGACGAGATCCGGTTCCCGGTAACCGCAAGGAAATTCGGCTCAGCGCGACCTCGGACGGCCGTCGTGTCGTCGAGGTGCACCGTCAGATGCACGACGAGATCGACGCCGGCCTGCGGGACTTTCTGATGCGTTACTCAGCCGGGGAGTTGGCCACGGTGAATCGGATGCTGCGCGACCTGCTTGCGGCGCAGCGCCGTGGCGTCCGTCTGGTGCCGCCCACCGAGGCGCAGCGCACGTCCTGA
- a CDS encoding maleylpyruvate isomerase family mycothiol-dependent enzyme, with protein MDATTIWSWIDRERADLAEQLDTLTDEQWATGSLCDGWTVRAVAAHLTHSQLSAPHMLTAMVRSGFRFNTMMQQLVTADGRAPDQLVAGLRAAVGSRRRPPGTTPTDPLMDVLVHGQDIAIPLGIDRPMPAPAACVVAKHLWRMRFPMNPRRALRGVRLVAVDADFAVGDGELVTAPIRDLVLVLSGRRALSALSPGATPA; from the coding sequence GTGGACGCAACCACCATCTGGTCGTGGATCGATCGGGAGCGAGCTGACCTGGCCGAGCAGCTCGATACCCTGACCGACGAACAGTGGGCGACGGGCTCGTTGTGCGACGGCTGGACCGTCCGCGCTGTCGCCGCGCACCTGACACATTCCCAGCTGAGTGCGCCGCACATGCTGACGGCGATGGTGCGGTCCGGCTTCCGGTTCAACACCATGATGCAGCAGCTGGTCACCGCCGACGGCCGCGCGCCCGACCAACTCGTCGCCGGGTTGCGAGCCGCTGTCGGATCGCGGCGCAGGCCGCCGGGTACCACGCCGACAGATCCATTGATGGATGTGCTGGTGCACGGGCAGGACATCGCGATACCCCTGGGAATCGACCGGCCGATGCCGGCTCCGGCCGCATGCGTGGTGGCGAAACACCTGTGGCGCATGCGATTTCCGATGAACCCGCGCCGCGCGTTGCGGGGTGTGCGGTTGGTGGCCGTCGACGCCGACTTCGCGGTAGGAGATGGCGAGCTGGTCACGGCGCCGATCCGGGACCTGGTGCTGGTGCTCAGCGGTCGGCGCGCCCTGAGCGCGCTCAGCCCTGGTGCAACCCCGGCATGA
- a CDS encoding TetR/AcrR family transcriptional regulator has translation MCLREKGIRATTVSEIAEAAGVSRGWLYRHFPDKATLLGAAIVRLNDAFWGESHAMLADIDGLAEQIAAGVKLGRSAYDSPGALLMKLRRDEPEEFAACAGAGVQGLVPDLGAFWAPYLKAAQERGEIAVEDLDEAAEWVARGLLTIATVPGNTLDPDDPAAVRRYVRRYVMPGLHQG, from the coding sequence ATGTGCCTGCGCGAAAAGGGCATCCGGGCCACCACGGTGTCCGAAATCGCCGAGGCCGCCGGAGTGTCACGGGGGTGGCTATACCGCCACTTTCCGGACAAGGCGACACTGCTGGGCGCGGCCATTGTCCGCCTGAACGACGCCTTCTGGGGCGAATCGCACGCGATGCTGGCAGACATCGACGGCCTGGCCGAACAGATCGCGGCCGGCGTGAAACTGGGCCGCAGCGCCTACGACTCCCCCGGCGCGCTGTTGATGAAGCTGCGCAGAGACGAGCCCGAAGAGTTCGCGGCCTGCGCCGGTGCGGGCGTGCAGGGCCTGGTTCCCGATCTCGGCGCCTTCTGGGCGCCGTACCTCAAGGCCGCTCAGGAACGCGGCGAGATCGCCGTCGAGGATCTCGACGAAGCCGCCGAATGGGTGGCGCGCGGCCTGCTGACCATCGCCACGGTGCCGGGCAACACGCTGGACCCCGACGACCCGGCCGCCGTCCGGCGGTACGTGCGCCGCTACGTCATGCCGGGGTTGCACCAGGGCTGA
- the fadD1 gene encoding fatty-acid--CoA ligase FadD1: MAETVQQVLRERIDDASIAVRFGDRQWTWSEHLTQAQAHASALIGIADPHRPLHVGALLDNTPEMLTAMAAAGLGGYVLCGINTTRRGAALAGDILRSDCQILLTDADHRELLTGLDLPGVRIYDTSTSEWVALLAAAGPFAAHRDVGATDTFMMIFTSGTSGDPKAVQVAHMTVLFAGIALVQRFGITADDTCYLSMPLFHSNALLAGWAVALGAGAAMAPATFSASGLLHDLRRYGATYMDYVGKPLAYVLATPEGDGDADNPLRVAFGNEASDRDIVEFGRRFGCTVWDGFGSTEGAVIVTREEHCPTGSVGKGFPGVAIYDPDTLAECPVAEFDAAGALTNGDKAIGELVNTSGAGLFQGYYNDKAATDHRLRHGMYWSGDLAYRDADGWIYLAGRTADWMRVDGENMTSAPIERVLMRLPALAQAAVYAVPDEQVGDQVMAALVLRDDATLTPEELEMFLAGQADLSPKAWPRYVWLADELPATATNKVLKRQLVAYGTTPPGGTLWAREARSRRYCPGN, translated from the coding sequence GTGGCCGAAACCGTCCAGCAAGTGCTGCGTGAGCGCATTGACGACGCATCGATTGCCGTGCGCTTCGGTGACCGACAGTGGACCTGGTCCGAGCACCTGACCCAGGCCCAGGCACACGCGTCGGCGTTGATCGGCATCGCAGACCCGCACCGCCCGCTGCATGTCGGCGCTCTGCTCGACAACACTCCGGAGATGCTGACCGCCATGGCGGCGGCCGGACTGGGCGGATATGTGTTGTGCGGTATCAACACCACCCGTCGCGGCGCCGCACTGGCCGGGGACATCCTGCGCTCGGACTGCCAGATCCTGCTCACCGACGCCGATCACCGCGAGCTGCTCACCGGGCTCGACCTGCCGGGGGTACGGATCTACGACACGTCGACCTCCGAATGGGTCGCCCTGCTGGCCGCTGCGGGTCCGTTCGCCGCGCACCGCGACGTCGGCGCCACCGACACCTTCATGATGATCTTCACCTCCGGTACCAGCGGCGATCCCAAGGCCGTCCAGGTGGCACACATGACCGTGCTGTTCGCCGGGATCGCGCTGGTTCAGCGCTTCGGCATCACCGCTGATGACACGTGCTACCTGTCGATGCCGCTGTTTCATTCCAACGCCCTGCTCGCGGGATGGGCAGTGGCGCTGGGCGCGGGAGCCGCGATGGCTCCCGCCACCTTCTCGGCGTCAGGTCTACTGCACGATCTTCGCCGCTACGGCGCGACCTACATGGACTACGTCGGCAAGCCCCTGGCCTACGTCCTGGCCACCCCGGAAGGCGACGGCGACGCCGACAACCCACTGCGGGTGGCCTTCGGCAACGAGGCCAGCGACCGCGACATCGTCGAGTTCGGCCGCCGCTTCGGCTGCACGGTGTGGGACGGTTTCGGCTCCACCGAGGGTGCGGTGATCGTCACCAGGGAAGAGCACTGCCCGACGGGTTCGGTGGGCAAGGGCTTCCCCGGGGTGGCCATCTACGACCCCGACACGCTGGCCGAGTGCCCGGTGGCCGAGTTCGACGCCGCGGGGGCCCTGACCAACGGCGACAAGGCGATCGGCGAACTGGTGAACACCAGCGGCGCCGGACTTTTCCAGGGCTACTACAACGACAAAGCCGCCACCGACCACCGGCTACGACACGGGATGTACTGGTCAGGTGACCTCGCCTACCGCGACGCAGACGGGTGGATCTACCTCGCGGGCCGAACCGCCGACTGGATGCGGGTGGACGGCGAGAACATGACGTCGGCACCCATCGAACGGGTTCTGATGCGACTTCCGGCGCTGGCGCAGGCCGCCGTGTATGCCGTGCCCGACGAGCAGGTGGGTGACCAGGTGATGGCCGCGCTGGTACTACGCGACGACGCGACGTTGACACCCGAGGAGTTGGAGATGTTCCTGGCCGGGCAGGCAGATCTCTCACCGAAGGCCTGGCCGCGGTACGTGTGGCTTGCCGACGAACTGCCCGCCACCGCCACCAACAAGGTGCTCAAACGACAGTTGGTGGCTTACGGAACGACGCCGCCGGGCGGAACGCTGTGGGCGCGGGAGGCACGGTCGCGCCGATACTGCCCCGGGAATTAG